Part of the Rhodohalobacter barkolensis genome, ACGAAATAGATTTTAACGAGAAGTATTTGGTTTAGCCTGAGTAGAATTGAACCCCTTCAGGGTTCTGAATTCTTTGAATCTTTTTACCCCGACTTGCAGTCGGTGCTAATTGGATTGATCCGCCGGTTGGCGGATCTTTGCAGAATTATTGAACTTTTTAAAAAACGAGATTTTCTAAAATCCTGGTTTCATGTTTTAATATGACACTTATTTCAGGTTCAGCCCCATCAAACAAAATCGTCAAACCTTTGATTTTTATTGGCTCCTTTCAGCACTTTGTGCAATTCATCATGTGGTGCTTCCGGTTCCAGGTGAATCGTAACAATTGCATCACTTTTCAGTGCATCGATCAATTTTCGCTCCAACACGGTAGCCTCATCATGGGCTTTTTGCAGGCTGATCTCTTTTTTGAATGTAACATGCAGCTCAACCCAGGTTGTATAGCCCGAAGTTCTATGACGCAGATGATGCCAGCCCGTAGCATCCGCGGGTAGTTCACTATTCAGCACTGTTTCAAGTGCATCATGCACCGCGGGATTTCGCGCATCCATAATGCCATCCACCGAATAACGGATCAACTTAAATCCTTCATAGGAAATGTAGAATGCAATAGAAATACTGACAATGGTATCGAGGTAGATCCAACCGGTAATACTGATCAAAAACAGTGTTAAAATTACGCCGCCGCTGGTCCAGACATCTGTGAGTACATGTTTACCATTGCTAATGGCGATCATGCTGTTCTCTTCCCGGCCAACTTTTTGGACATACAAACCAAGCACCAGGTTCACCACTGCCGCAAACCCAACCATATAAATCCCTGTATCCAGACTTTGGAGCTCAAATCCGGTAATCAGATTCTGAATTGCTAAAAAAAGAATGGTAATGCCTGCCAGAATAATGACCACACCTTCAACTCCAACAGATAGAAACTCAATCCGCTCATGACCATATAGATGATTGTCATCCGCCGGTTTCAGACTCAGGTGATACCCATATAAAACAAAGCCAACAGCTAGAACATGAACAATCGATTCTGCAGCGTCAGACATTGCCGTAGTTGAATCCGTTACCAGAAATGCCCCCACTTTTACAGCAAGAGACAAAAATGAAACAATCAGGCTGATCCGAAGTGCATTTTTAACTTTGGCAGATGCTGTCATTCTATAAAATATTAACTCAAAAGAAATCCGGACAATAGCTGAATGCTATGCGGATAGTTTTTATTTTAGTAAGCTAATTAAAAATTAAGATTCGTTTTGCTGGATATTCCAAAACAACACAAAGAAATTTTTGAAACCATCGGGAACATCGCAGAAACTGCCGGACAACAAGTGTTCGTTGTTGGCGGATATGTACGCGACTACTACCTGCAACGGTTGAATCCTGATGATATCACAGACATCGATTTTGTAACGGTCGGTTCGGGTATTGCATTGGCAAAAAAAATTGCCGATGAACTCAACACAAGTAAACTCACCATATTCAAAAAATTTGGTACCGCACAGATTAAATATAAGGATTTAGATCTGGAGTTTGTGGGAGCCCGAAAAGAGAGTTATCGCAGAGATTCGCGCAAACCAATTGTGGAAGACGGTACTCTCGAAGATGATCAGTTACGGCGCGACCTGACGATTAATGCACTTTCGTGGTGCCTAAACCCTGATCAATTTGGAGTTCTGTACGATCCCTTTAACGGGACTCAGGACTTAAAGAACAAAATCGTCAGAACTCCCATCGATCCGGAGCAAACGTTTGATGACGACCCGCTGCGGATGATGCGTGCCGTTCGTTTTGCTACGCAGCTTCAGTTTGATATAGACCGGGACACATTTGCAGCCATTAGCAAAATGGCACATAGGCTTTCCATTATCTCAAAAGAGAGAATTCTGGACGAGCTCAACAAAATTGTACTCAGCCCCAAACCTTCAATCGGATTCGCGCATCTGCTCAATACCGGACTTTTAAAGGAGTTTTTCCCGGAGATGGTAAATTTGATAGGAGTGGATGAGCGTAATGGTCAGCGTCATAAAGACAATTTCTGGCACACTCTAAAAGTTCTCGATAACACAGCTGAAAAGAGTGATGATCTCTGGCTTCGCTGGGCTGCCATCATGCACGACATCGCCAAGCCCCCGACCAAAAAATTTGTAAAGGGTATTGGATGGACTTTTCACGGGCATGATGCACTCGGCGCCAAGTGGGTTCCAAGAATTTTTAAACGATTGGGACTGCCACTCGATGAGCGTATGCGTTACGTTCAAAAACTGGTCCGACTCCATTTGCGACCCATTGCACTTGTTTCAGAGGAAGTGAGCGACAGCGCCGTTCGACGGCTGATATATGAAGCGGGAGAGGATATCGATGACCTTATGACTCTCTGCCGGGCCGATATTACCAGTAAAAATGAGTGGCGGCGAAAAAAATACCGCAACAACTTCGACCGGGTTGAGAAAAAAATAGTTGAGGTTGAAGAAAAAGACCGGATGCGAAACTGGAAAAATCCGATCGGCGGAGACGAGATTATGCAGGAGCTTGGTGTAAAACCCGGACCCATTGTTGGTAAGGTAAAAGACCGAATCAAGAACGCCATTCTTGATGGGGATATTCCAAATAATTACGATGCCGCATATGATTATCTGCAGCAAATAAAATCAGAATACGTCAATTCAGTTGAAAATTAAACCAACCCGACCGAAAATGGAACTTATGACCTTCATTGGATTGGCAGCCGGATTTTGCACCACAGCAGCTTTTTTGCCTCAGGTTATTAAGACCTGGAAATCTAAGTCTGCAAAAGATCTCTCACTTGGGATGTACTCCATTTTTTGCACCGGAGTACTGCTTTGGCTGATTTACGGAATTATGATTTCAGATCTGCCAATTATCCTGGCAAACGCCATCACTTTAATTTTAGCTGTCAGTATTTTGTTCTTTAAGCTAACGTTTAAAAACTAAATTGAGCTTTAATCTTTCAACCTACACTTCATGAATATGTGGATTGCCAATTCGTACGGAAAAATTAATCTTGGTCTTCATGTTTTAGAGAAACTCCCCACAGGTTATCACCGAATTGAATCCGGCATATGCTTTATTGAGTGGAAAGATCGATTTGAAGTGGAAGAGTCTAAATCCTTTCAGCTCACGTTATCCGATCAATCCATACCAACAGACGGCTCAAACCTGATCACGCAGGCTTACAATCTTTTTGATAAATACGTTGGATTGAATCAACACTACAGTTTCAACATCACTAAAAATATTCCCGCCGGGGCCGGATTGGGAGGCGGAAGCAGCAATGCAGCTTTAACGCTAAGAATACTGAACAAACTAGAAGATGCCGGATTATCAGATAGTGAATTAATTGACTTTGGACGAACACTTGGCGCAGATGTGCCTTTCTTCATTAAAGGAACACCGGGAATTGCCACAGGTTTGGGGCACAATATTGAACCGGCCGACATTCAACCCGATGCATGGATTGTTACGATGTATCCAAACTTTGAAAGCTCAACTGCTGAAGTTTATCAGAAATGTGTTCCCAATCCGGATCACGATTTCTCCATAAAAGGTGTATTATTGGAAGAAGAGATCGACCAATGGCAATTCTTATTGGAAAACGACCTGGAAGCCCCGGTTTTTGCAAATCACGAACTGGTTGGTAACATTAAAGACCAAATGCTTGAATTTGGAGCTGAGTTCGCCATGATGAGCGGAAGCGGTTCCACGGTTTACGGGGTGTTTGATCAAGATTTTGTTGCAATTAACGCTTACGAATCGTTTCATAAGCTTGGATTTCCAGCAAATCTAACCAGACCAAATTTTAAGCCCGATTACGGCATTTACAGAAAAGACTAAACAATTTGGAGAGACTCGCTGCAACGTTCAGCGCTTCTTCAACGATCGAATCACTAATTATTTGACATTATGGGTAAAAATAAAAAAGCTGACCCACGCGCCGGTATGGATGTGGATTCATTTAAGGAAGATATTCAACAGCACTTGCGATACACGCTTGCCAAAGATAAGTACTCTTCAACCGAGTGGGACAACTACCGAAGTGTAGTACTTTCCGTTATGGATCGCCTGCATGATCGCTGGCTGAACACCCAACAGCGCTACTATAACGACGATGAGAAGAGAGTTTATTATATCTCTATGGAATATCTGATCGGCCGACTGCTCGACAATATGCTTGTCAATCTCGGAATGCAGGATGTCGCAGCCGAAGCAATGAAAGAGGTTGGCCTCGACTACGATAAAGTGCGAAATGCAGAGTGGGATGCCGGTCTTGGAAATGGCGGACTCGGAAGACTTGCGGCCTGCTTTCTTGACTCTATGGCCACACTTGGAATTCCGGCGATCGGTTATGGAATTCGCTATGACTACGGGATTTTTTATCAGCAAATAGAGAACGGCTATCAAATTGAAAAACCGGATCTCTGGCTTCGTTATGGAAATCCATGGGACATTGTTCGCCCGAAAATTCAATACAATGTTCCGTTTTATGGAAACTCACACGCCTATCATGATGATAAAGGTGACCTTCGTTTCCGATGGGACAACACACATGATGTTCTTGCTATTGCCTACGACACACCGATACCCGGTTATAAAAATGAAGTTGTAAACAATTTACGTCTATGGAAAGCCTCATCATCCTCGTCCATCGACCTGAAGAGCTTCAACCAGGGACAGTACATCGACGCGGTTCGCGACACACAGCTGAATGAAAATATTTCACGTGTACTCTATCCGAATGACAAAGTTTTTGTAGGTCAGGAGTTGAGATTGAAGCAGGAGTTTTTCCTGGTTGCAGCCTCTGTTCGTGATATCCTCCGCCGATTTAAGAAAACAAACGACGATTGGAGAAAACTTCCCGATAAAGTAGCCATTCAGTGCAACGATACTCATCCAAATCTGGCCATTCCGGAATTGATGAGAATTTTGGTTGATGAAGAGGGTCTCAATTGGGATCTGGCCTGGGATATCACGAAAAAAACCATGGCTTACACCAATCACACTCTTTTACCGGAGGCGCTTGAAAAATGGCCGGTATCGCTTCTCAGAAGTCTGTTACCCCGTCACCTGCAGATCATTTATGAAATCAACCGACGATTTTTGAATGAGATTAGCGATCAAATTGGTGATGACAAAGGTAAGATCAGCCGCCTCTCAATTGTTGGTGAAGGCGAAGATCCGGTCGTTCACATGGCGTCGCTGGGTATTGTCGGATCGCACAAAGTAAATGGTGTTGCCGAACTTCACAGCAACCTGATTAAGAAAACTCTTTTCAAGGATTTCTATGAAATCTACCCAGAGAAATTCACCAATAAGACAAACGGAATCACTCCTCGCCGATGGCTGCGACAGTCGAACCGTGAACTCTCCGACCTGATAACCGGAGAAATTGGAGAGGATTGGGTCACCGATCTGGATCAGCTGAAAAAGCTGGAAAAGTTTGTGGACGACAAAAAATTCATGAAAAAGTTTGCCAAGGTGAAGCAGAACAACAAACAGCGCATGGCAGACTACATCGAAGAGAAGCGAGGTATTGAGGTGAATACCCAATCGATGTTCGACATTCAGATTAAGCGGATTCACGAGTACAAGCGTCAGTTTATGCTGGCACTCTATGCCATCACACAGTACAACCGTATCAAAGCAAATCCAGATGGAGATTATGTACCGCGCACCATTTTAGTTGCCGGTAAAGCAGCTCCCGGGTATACAATGGCGAAGCTCTTCATTAAGCTGATGAATGACATTGGAGAGAAGATCAACAACGACTCGGATGTAGGCGATAAGCTGAAATTCATTTTCCTAGAAAACTATAGTGTAACGCTTGCCGAGAAGATGATTCCATCGGCAAACCTATCCGAACAAATCTCAACAGCAGGATTTGAAGCATCAGGAACAGGCAACATGAAGTTTGCGTTAAACGGTGCACTGACTATCGGAACGCTCGATGGAGCCAATGTGGAGATTAAAGAGGAAGTGGGTGATGAAAACATCTTCATCTTTGGAAATACCGTGGACGATGTGGAGCGCCTCCGACATGAAGGGTACAATCCCTGGGATTACTACAACTCCAACGAAGAGCTGAAAAAAGCATTGGATCAGATCAAAGACGGGTTCTTTAATGATGATAAGGAACTTTATCAGCCGATCATTGACGCTTTGCTGCAGAAAGGAGATTACTTCCTTGTACTTGCAGATTATGAAGCTTACGTCAAGAAACAGGCGGAAGTGGATGAACTATACAAAGACCAGGATGAATGGAACCGCAAAGCGCTGCTCAACACAGCTCGAGTGGGTAAGTTCTCCTCAGACCGTACAATCAGAGATTATGCAGATGAAATCTGGGATGTGGAAGTGAAGAAGTAACTTCATTCACTGACTTTCTGTAACCAACTAATTCAAAAGCCCTTCTGATTTCAGGAGGGCTTTTCTATTTGAAACTGATGGTCAGTAGTCCATTTTTCGGTTTTTAAATAACAACAAATAATCTTTTTTCTCGCTGATTTTCGCAGAATGAGGCGCTGAGTTTCGAAGAGTAAATCAACTAAACCATAGTGAGTAACTGATGCGGATAATCAGTTACATACATTCTTACTGATTGGACATTTTTAAAATATCTACGATCCCATAAAAAGCGGCATAGAGCGGAGTACTACCTGATAAATTCCCCACATCAAGGGTATACTGACAAATAACCAAGCCAATACAATGTAGATTACCGGAGTTTTTTCGATCTCTTTTATTGAACCATCACTCATTCTGATTCTTCCTCCTTGTCTTTAAACAGGTGATATTTAGAATCCACCTCTTTTACAAGGTAGTTACAGAATAAGCCGATGAGTAATAAACCGGCCATAATGTACATCGTAACAGTATAAGCTTCTGCCTTCTCTACACCCGCATTGATCTGTATTTCGCGTATATAATTCACAAGTACCGGCCCTAAAATCCCCGCTGTTGCCCATGCCGTTAGCAGTCTTCCGTGAATCGCGCCAACCTGATAGGTCCCGAACAGATCCCTGAGATAGGCAGGGACGGTGGCAAAACCACCACCA contains:
- a CDS encoding cation diffusion facilitator family transporter, whose amino-acid sequence is MTASAKVKNALRISLIVSFLSLAVKVGAFLVTDSTTAMSDAAESIVHVLAVGFVLYGYHLSLKPADDNHLYGHERIEFLSVGVEGVVIILAGITILFLAIQNLITGFELQSLDTGIYMVGFAAVVNLVLGLYVQKVGREENSMIAISNGKHVLTDVWTSGGVILTLFLISITGWIYLDTIVSISIAFYISYEGFKLIRYSVDGIMDARNPAVHDALETVLNSELPADATGWHHLRHRTSGYTTWVELHVTFKKEISLQKAHDEATVLERKLIDALKSDAIVTIHLEPEAPHDELHKVLKGANKNQRFDDFV
- a CDS encoding CCA tRNA nucleotidyltransferase, with the translated sequence MLDIPKQHKEIFETIGNIAETAGQQVFVVGGYVRDYYLQRLNPDDITDIDFVTVGSGIALAKKIADELNTSKLTIFKKFGTAQIKYKDLDLEFVGARKESYRRDSRKPIVEDGTLEDDQLRRDLTINALSWCLNPDQFGVLYDPFNGTQDLKNKIVRTPIDPEQTFDDDPLRMMRAVRFATQLQFDIDRDTFAAISKMAHRLSIISKERILDELNKIVLSPKPSIGFAHLLNTGLLKEFFPEMVNLIGVDERNGQRHKDNFWHTLKVLDNTAEKSDDLWLRWAAIMHDIAKPPTKKFVKGIGWTFHGHDALGAKWVPRIFKRLGLPLDERMRYVQKLVRLHLRPIALVSEEVSDSAVRRLIYEAGEDIDDLMTLCRADITSKNEWRRKKYRNNFDRVEKKIVEVEEKDRMRNWKNPIGGDEIMQELGVKPGPIVGKVKDRIKNAILDGDIPNNYDAAYDYLQQIKSEYVNSVEN
- a CDS encoding SemiSWEET transporter, which gives rise to MELMTFIGLAAGFCTTAAFLPQVIKTWKSKSAKDLSLGMYSIFCTGVLLWLIYGIMISDLPIILANAITLILAVSILFFKLTFKN
- the ispE gene encoding 4-(cytidine 5'-diphospho)-2-C-methyl-D-erythritol kinase — translated: MNMWIANSYGKINLGLHVLEKLPTGYHRIESGICFIEWKDRFEVEESKSFQLTLSDQSIPTDGSNLITQAYNLFDKYVGLNQHYSFNITKNIPAGAGLGGGSSNAALTLRILNKLEDAGLSDSELIDFGRTLGADVPFFIKGTPGIATGLGHNIEPADIQPDAWIVTMYPNFESSTAEVYQKCVPNPDHDFSIKGVLLEEEIDQWQFLLENDLEAPVFANHELVGNIKDQMLEFGAEFAMMSGSGSTVYGVFDQDFVAINAYESFHKLGFPANLTRPNFKPDYGIYRKD
- a CDS encoding glycogen/starch/alpha-glucan phosphorylase, translating into MGKNKKADPRAGMDVDSFKEDIQQHLRYTLAKDKYSSTEWDNYRSVVLSVMDRLHDRWLNTQQRYYNDDEKRVYYISMEYLIGRLLDNMLVNLGMQDVAAEAMKEVGLDYDKVRNAEWDAGLGNGGLGRLAACFLDSMATLGIPAIGYGIRYDYGIFYQQIENGYQIEKPDLWLRYGNPWDIVRPKIQYNVPFYGNSHAYHDDKGDLRFRWDNTHDVLAIAYDTPIPGYKNEVVNNLRLWKASSSSSIDLKSFNQGQYIDAVRDTQLNENISRVLYPNDKVFVGQELRLKQEFFLVAASVRDILRRFKKTNDDWRKLPDKVAIQCNDTHPNLAIPELMRILVDEEGLNWDLAWDITKKTMAYTNHTLLPEALEKWPVSLLRSLLPRHLQIIYEINRRFLNEISDQIGDDKGKISRLSIVGEGEDPVVHMASLGIVGSHKVNGVAELHSNLIKKTLFKDFYEIYPEKFTNKTNGITPRRWLRQSNRELSDLITGEIGEDWVTDLDQLKKLEKFVDDKKFMKKFAKVKQNNKQRMADYIEEKRGIEVNTQSMFDIQIKRIHEYKRQFMLALYAITQYNRIKANPDGDYVPRTILVAGKAAPGYTMAKLFIKLMNDIGEKINNDSDVGDKLKFIFLENYSVTLAEKMIPSANLSEQISTAGFEASGTGNMKFALNGALTIGTLDGANVEIKEEVGDENIFIFGNTVDDVERLRHEGYNPWDYYNSNEELKKALDQIKDGFFNDDKELYQPIIDALLQKGDYFLVLADYEAYVKKQAEVDELYKDQDEWNRKALLNTARVGKFSSDRTIRDYADEIWDVEVKK
- a CDS encoding MFS transporter small subunit, with amino-acid sequence MSDGSIKEIEKTPVIYIVLAWLFVSIPLMWGIYQVVLRSMPLFMGS